From the Pseudomonadota bacterium genome, one window contains:
- the gspD gene encoding type II secretion system secretin GspD yields MQNRLKIFSAGIFLFLAIFLSVGSVHSAEKNTAGRVTVNFQDVEIQTVINSVSRITGRTFIVDPRVTGKVTVVATQEVDEEEIYPIFLSVLQIHEFAAIEENGVTKIVPLARVKHDSADLSEGNESEKPLAESMVTRLYKLKHLPAEKLVSILRPLVPTKSYLAAQIESNMLIISDRAANIERLIKIVERIDQARSGEIEVVRLEHADAGDVVRVIEGLEGAARKGAPPGDDLRLIADERTNAILLSGNEFNVIKARALISHLDTPVETEGATRVVFLRYARAKDLLPILKGVEEGKKEGEKNAQVQKRTDFNIQADETTNALIITAQPSVMKEIQSVINKLDIRRTQVLIEAIIAEVSTDKGAELGVQWRATDVTSASDEGVIGGTNFIGGEAAPGGINGLSADVAAFGALSGFNLGYMKGTVNILGSEILNLGALISALEKDGNTNILSTPSLVTLDNEEAEITVGDNVPFATGSYTSTGNNNPENPFTTYERKDVGIKLKVTPQINEGDSVRLGIEQEVSNLASTVSSTNIGLQTTKTRMIRTTVMVEDGKILVLGGLISDDIQDSVFRVPILGRIPILGWLFSYKKSSHEKKNLMVFLRPTILRDNDTGNRITFDKYDYMRRLQQDFNDKGVSLLPDTVAPVLPEKGKAEE; encoded by the coding sequence ATGCAAAACAGGTTGAAGATTTTCTCAGCAGGGATCTTTTTGTTCCTGGCAATATTCCTGTCGGTGGGTTCTGTCCACTCTGCAGAAAAGAATACCGCAGGCCGGGTGACCGTTAATTTTCAGGATGTTGAAATCCAGACGGTGATCAACAGTGTCTCCAGAATTACCGGGCGGACATTTATCGTCGATCCGCGAGTCACCGGCAAGGTGACCGTTGTCGCCACCCAGGAGGTGGACGAAGAGGAGATCTATCCGATCTTTCTTTCCGTGCTGCAGATTCATGAATTTGCGGCCATAGAGGAAAACGGCGTGACCAAGATTGTCCCCCTGGCCCGGGTCAAGCACGACTCGGCGGATTTGAGCGAGGGAAATGAAAGCGAGAAGCCGCTCGCGGAAAGCATGGTCACCCGGTTGTACAAATTGAAACATCTCCCGGCGGAGAAACTGGTGTCGATCCTGCGGCCGCTGGTGCCGACCAAGAGTTATCTTGCCGCCCAGATTGAGAGCAACATGCTGATCATCTCGGACCGGGCAGCCAATATCGAAAGGCTGATCAAAATCGTTGAGCGGATCGATCAGGCGAGATCAGGAGAAATTGAAGTTGTGCGTCTTGAGCATGCCGATGCCGGGGATGTGGTCCGGGTGATCGAAGGGCTTGAAGGTGCCGCGCGCAAGGGCGCCCCGCCCGGAGATGATCTGCGGCTGATTGCCGACGAACGAACCAATGCCATTCTCCTGAGCGGTAACGAATTTAATGTGATCAAGGCACGTGCCCTGATTTCTCATCTGGATACGCCGGTGGAAACCGAAGGGGCGACCAGGGTTGTTTTTCTCCGCTATGCCAGGGCAAAAGACCTGCTGCCGATTTTGAAGGGTGTGGAGGAAGGGAAAAAAGAAGGTGAAAAAAATGCCCAGGTGCAAAAGAGAACGGATTTCAATATCCAGGCCGACGAGACGACAAATGCCTTGATCATAACCGCCCAGCCTTCGGTGATGAAGGAGATCCAGTCGGTGATCAACAAGCTCGATATCCGCAGAACCCAGGTCCTGATCGAGGCGATCATTGCCGAAGTGTCGACCGATAAGGGGGCGGAGCTCGGCGTTCAGTGGCGTGCCACCGATGTTACTTCCGCCTCTGATGAAGGGGTTATCGGCGGCACGAATTTCATCGGGGGTGAAGCAGCGCCCGGCGGGATTAATGGGCTGAGTGCAGATGTCGCGGCTTTCGGGGCTCTCTCAGGTTTCAATCTTGGTTACATGAAGGGGACCGTCAATATTCTGGGCTCCGAGATCCTGAATCTTGGCGCTCTGATTTCGGCTCTGGAAAAGGACGGCAATACCAATATTCTTTCAACGCCATCGCTGGTGACACTGGACAACGAGGAGGCCGAGATAACCGTCGGAGACAATGTTCCCTTTGCCACCGGCAGTTATACCTCGACCGGAAACAATAATCCGGAAAACCCTTTTACGACCTATGAGCGGAAAGACGTGGGTATTAAACTCAAAGTGACTCCCCAGATCAATGAGGGGGATTCAGTAAGGCTGGGTATTGAGCAGGAGGTTTCAAATCTTGCGAGTACCGTCTCATCTACCAACATCGGTCTGCAGACAACCAAAACCAGGATGATCAGGACAACGGTGATGGTTGAAGACGGCAAGATTCTTGTCCTGGGAGGGCTGATCTCGGATGACATTCAGGATTCTGTTTTCAGGGTGCCGATTCTTGGCAGAATACCCATTCTGGGCTGGCTGTTCAGTTATAAAAAAAGCAGCCATGAAAAAAAGAATCTGATGGTGTTCCTGCGGCCGACTATTTTAAGGGACAATGATACCGGCAACCGGATCACTTTCGACAAATATGATTATATGCGCAGGCTGCAGCAGGATTTTAATGACAAAGGGGTGTCGCTGCTTCCGGATACCGTGGCCCCGGTGCTGCCGGAAAAAGGGAAAGCCGAGGAATAA